CAAGGCGATGCTCGCCTGGCTGAATCCCGAGCAGGTGGATGACCTGTTCAAGAACGGCCTGCCCCCGTCGACCGGACGGACGATCAGCGATTCGAGCACGCTCTACGCCGAGCTTCACCGCATCCGGCAGCGCGGCGGGCTGGCCTTCGAATCCGGCGAGAGCTACGAGGGCATCGCCTGCGTGGCGGCCGCAATCCGCAGCCGCCGGAAACCGGTGGCAAGCATTTCGCTGGTGGGGACGTGCTCCGATCCCATCGAACGGGTGGCCCCGCTGGTCATGGACGCCGCCCGCCAGGTGTCGGAGGCTCTGTTTCCCGGCCAGTAGCGTTTCTGTGCCGAGTATTTCGCTGCCGGGCGCGGGCATGTACTGGTCAGCTGCCGGCGGCCGGCGGGGTCAGCATGCCGCGAACCGAGCGGCGGCTGAACTTCCATCCCTGCGCGGTCCGAACGAGCTCGTCGGTGTAGATGCCGAGGGAATCGTTGAGGCTGCCGTCCAGGCGCCGGCCGAAGGCGTGAAAGTACGCGGTGCAGGCGGCGGAATTTCCGTCAACGGTGATGATGTGGTTGGACGTCAGATGACAGGTGCCGGCGTTGGAAGCCATGGTCGCTGCGAAGAACTCCCGGAGAGCCTTCGTGCCCTGAATCGCCGGGATTCCCCAGCCGCTGCCGTCCCAGACTCCGTCGTCGGTGAACAGGGACACCAGTTCGTCCAGCAGGCCGCCGTCGAGGTTGCCGGCGTACTCGTGCGTCAGCCGACGGATCTGTTCGATGTCGGTGATTCCGGCGTCGTTGTCCACGGTGCCGTTGCCCGCGTCGTTGCCCACGGTGCCGGGAAGGGATGAAGCTGTCATCGCGGGTCCTTGTCGGGGGAGGGTCGTCAGGAAGGAAAGGCAAGCAAGTCAGAAAGCCAGGTCCGGGGGGGAGACAGGGGCGGTTTCCCGCGCTCTGCCTCTCCGCCGGACCTGTTCCGGGCGAACCGCTAGTTAGCGGAAACGGTCTGGGGAGGTACAAACGCAGCGTAGGGCTCGCTCGCTGATTTGTCGTGTCCCCAGTAGCTTTCGGCGGTGATCTCCTCGGACGTGTAATACGTCTCGTCCACGAGCATTCCGGCCGTGCCGTATTCGATATCCCAGCCGCCGGGTGCGCGGACGTAGAACGAGACCATCTTGTCGTTGGTGTGGCGGCCCAGGGACGCGCTGAGGGTGAACCCCAGCTTGTTGACCTTGTCCTGGGCGCGGCCGACGGTGTCCAGGTCCTCGACCTCCACCATCAGGTGGACCAGTCCCGGCGCTTCGCCGTGCGGTGCCGGGCCGATGGCCAGGCTGTGGTGGCGCTGGTTGATCCCGAAGAAACGGAATCGAACGGCCGGACGGCGCGCTCCGAGGCGGACGGCGCCGCGCGGCAGGAAGCCCAGGACATTCGTGTAGAAGGAGGTGGTTTCCTCCATCTTGGTGGTGGGCAGCACTACGTGGCCCATGCCGTGGTCCCCGGTGATGAACTTCTGTCCGTATCCGGTCAGCACCGGGCTGTGGTCCAGGCGGGGGCCGAAGAAGATCTCCACGGGGGTGCCGCCGGGATCGGTGAAGGTAATGACCTGCTCCAGGCCGCGCTCGTCGGAGGCTTCTTCGCTGAGCCAGGTGACGGGGAAACCCGCTGCTTCCACATCCTTGGCCACGGCGGCCAGCGCGAACTGGTCGCGGACCTCCCAACCCACTGCCAGGACCTTGTCGGAGTCGCCCGGAAGCACGATCAGGCGGGCTTCGCGTTCGTCCATCCGCAGGTACAGGCCCTCCGGATTCGGGCCCTTCGCCTCAGCGAATCCCAGGCCGTCGAGGGTCAGTTCGCGCCAGCGGTCAATGTGCTGGGTCTGGACTTTCAGATAGCCCAGTCCTCGGATATGCGTCATGTCATTCCTCGCTTTACTTTTGGGTGTTGCTGCCAAATGGGGGGGAGGCGCCTAGACCATGCCGGTCAGGTTGGCCGGCGGTTCCATGCCCAGCTCCGTGAGGACTGCGGCATGGTAGTTGGGGCCCGGCACATGGATGGCGTGGGCCAGGCCCATGTGCGCATCGCGCCAGAAGCGCTGGATGGGGTTGTTCAGGCGCAGTCCGTTGCCGCCCGAGCGGGAGAGGATGGCGTCGATTCCGGCAGTGGCACGCCAGGCTGCCTGGATCTGCGTCCGGCGGCCCACCGCCCGCTGTTCCAGGGTGACCTCGCGGCCGGCTGCGACGGTGTCATAGATCCTGTTGATGTTGTCCAGCAGCGCCGTCCTGGAGGCCCGGATCTCGCCGGCGGCCTCGCTGACCGCGTACATGCTGTACGGGTCATCGGTGCTCTTGGAACCGTTGACCTGCTGGCGGTTGCGCTGGTAGTTCAGGTGGGCCTGCAAGGCACCCTCTGCGATGCCCACGACCGCGGCGGTGAGGCCGAGGGGGAACAGGCTGTAGAACGGGATCCGGTGGATCGGCTCGGTTTTGCCCGCGTCACGGGCCACCTTGCCGGAGAAAAGGTCAGCCTGCTTCAGCACGCGGTATTCCGGGACGAAGACGTCCTTGATGATGACGTCCTTGCTGCCGGTGCCCCGCAGTCCCACGACCTCCCACGAATCCTCGACAATCGTGTAGTCGGCACGGGGAATGACGACGTGCAGGGACTGGCGCGGGACGGCCGGCTTGCCCTCGCTGTCGCCGAGGAACGCCCCGAGAATGACCCAGGAGGCATGGTCCGTGCCGCTGGAAAACTGCCAGTGTCCGCTGAGCCGGTAACCGTCGTCGGTCGGGGTGGCAACGCCCATGGGCGCGTAGGGGGAGGAGACCCAGGTGTCCTGGTCAGCTCCCCAGATTTCCTCCTGCAGCTTCGGGGACATGACGTCCAGCTCCCAGGGATGGACGCCGACGACGCCGGCAACCCAGCCCGCGGCTCCGTCAAGGCTGGCGATCTTCATGACCGTTTCGGCGAAGTCCGCCGGATGCGCCCGGGTGCCGCCGTATTCAACCGGAGCAAGCAGCTTCATGACCCCGGACTGGCGCAGGATGTCAACGGTGCCGTCACTGAGTTTGCCCAGATCTTCATTGATCTGTGCGAAGGAGCGAAGCTCCTCCCCGCGCTCGGTCAGCACGTCTGAACATGCGGTAATCGTCATTGGATCGCTTCTCGCTTTCTCTCCGGGGCGCAGACCGCCACTTGTGCAAAATCTAGGCGCGTTTCCGCCGGGGGAGCGGGAAATGTCCCAGTCACCGGGATTTGCCGCCCGGCCTGTCGCAGCCCCGATTTATCCCGGTCATCGAGACCCGTGCAACGGCCCGAGCGGGCACTGTTTATGGTTCTCGTAGACCGAAGAGATTCGCACATCGAGGAGCCTGAGAAATGACCACGGACCTTCGCCACGAGCCGGGCAAGACGGCCCCGATCAGTGATGGATCATCCCTGCGCGAGCTGCAGACGGAGCACGGGGTGCTGCGCTACCACGAAGCCGGCGACGGACCGCCGCTGGTGTTCCTGCACGGTTCCGGCCCCGGGGTGACCGGCATGCGGAACTTCGGGGGCATCCTTCCGGCGTTCGCCGAGCACTTCCGCTGCTACGTGCTGGAGTTTCCGGGCTTCGGCGTCAGCGACGCCACTGACCTGCATCCCATGCAGGCGGGCGCACAAGCGGTCACCGATTTCCTCGACGGCCTGGGCCTGGACCGCGTTGACATCATCGGCAACTCGATGGGCGGCATGATCGGCACCCGGTACGCCATCAGCCATCCCGACCGGGTTCGCCGCCTGGTGACCCTGGGTGGCATGGGCGTGAACATTTTCAGCCCTTCGCCCGCTGAAGGCATCAACCTCCTGATCGCCTTCACCGAGGACCCCACGCGGGAACGGCTGGTTCAGTGGCTGCGGTCCATGGTTTACGACCAGGAGCTGGTCACTGAGGAACTGATCAACGAGCGCTGGCAGCAGGCGACGGATCCGTTGACCCTGGCCAGTGCGCGGAAGATGTACAGCAGGGCGGCAATGAAGGCGACGGCGGCTGCGGCAGCCGCTTCAGATGCGGCGCCCGGTTGGACCCAGCTGCACAAGCTCAAGGCCAAAACCCTGATCACCTGGGGGCGTGATGACCGCGTCTCCCCGCTGGACGGTGTGCTTGTTCCGCTGCGGACCATTCCCGATGTGGAACTGCATGTGTTCCCCAACTGCGGCCACTGGGCCATGATCGAGCAGAAGGCGGCCTTCGAGAGCACTGTCCTCGCGTTCCTGCGGCGGGAAGAGGTTCCAGAGTGAACAATGCGATGACGAGCAATGCGATGACGAACGATGCGAAAACGAGCAATGCGATGACGAACGAAGCTATGACGAGCGTAAAGAGTGCGGCAGTGAACACCGTGACCACGGAGATCGCGACCACGGAGACCGTGACGGCGAACGCCGCGCCGGCGGCCACCCCGCTGCAGGTGCGGGTGGTTGAGGTGATCCGCGAAACAGCTGACGCGCACACACTGGTGCTGGAGCCTGCGGGCGGCAGCGGGGAAACCATCAGCTACAAGCCCGGACAGTTCCTGACGGTTCGGATACCGAGTGAGCGGCCGTCCGGCGCCGCCCGCTGCTACTCCCTGTGCAGCTCGCCGCTGCAGGACGAAAAGCTGAAAATCACCGTCAAGCGAACCCGGGAGGGCTACGGTTCCAACTGGCTCTGCGACAACGTGGTGGAAGGACACATGCTGGACATCCTGCGTCCCGCCGGTACCTTCACTCCGCACTCGCTGACCACTGACTTCCTCCTCTTTGCCGGCGGCAGCGGGGTGACCCCGGTGATGTCCATCATCAAGTCAGCCCTGGCCGGGGGAACCGGGCTCATCACCCTGATCTACGCCAACCAGGATGAATCGTCGGTGATCTTCCGCGAGGAGCTCATCGCGTTGACCAAAGCGCATCCGGGCCGGCTCAACGTAATTCACTGGCTGGGAACCGTTCAGGGCCTGCCCGACACAGCGTCCATCGGTGCCCTGGCTGCTCCGTACACCGACCGGGAAGTATTCATCTGCGGCCCGGGACCGTTCATGGACTGCGTCGCGTTATCCCTGAACACGCTGGGCATGCCGCCGGAGCGGATCCACATCGAACGCTTTACGTCCCTGGGGACTGATCCCTTTGCCCCCGTGGCCGTCGTCGTCGACGACACAACGGGGGAGAACGCGGTTGTGGAGGTGCAGCTGGACGGCCAGAGCAGCTCCGTGGCCTGGCCCGGCGGAAACCGTCTCTTGGACGTCCTGCTCAACGCCGGCCTCGACGCACCGTTCTCCTGCAGGGAGGGCGCCTGCAGCGCCTGCGTCTGCAGAGTCCTCGAAGGCGAGGTGCGGATGGAAAAGAACGAGGTTCTGGATGACACGGACCTCCGCGAGGGCTACACGCTGGCATGCCAGGCGGTCCCCGTCAGCGCGAAGGTCAGGGTTACGTACGACGAGTAGGGCCCCGAAGCCTGAACACACACGAAGAAGGAGGAGAGCCGGAAATCCGGCCCTCCTCCTTCTTCGTTGTATTGCCTTCTTGGAGCTGCGTGCTTCCGGGAACTACTGATCGAGCTCGTCCCGATAGACGACTTCGATCCTGCCTTCCACCGAGGCCTGGCGGATGCTGGCCGCCAGCGTCTCGCAGCCGGCGAACTGTTCGGCGGGATTGTCCCCGCGGCAGGAGAGCGGTCGTTCCCTGCAGGCACTCTGGGCTGCCGCGTTCCACTGGATGCTGGTCTGCTGCCAATCCGACTTGCGGACCAGCACGGTGGCGGCACATTCACCGCAGCCCAGCGGCTGCATCGGGGTGTCTATGAGCCTGACATCGGAGGGTGCTGCCATCAGATCAGCTGTCCCGCTGCAGCCTTGCGCAGCGCCAGGTTCTGCGCCACTTCCTTCTGCCAGCTTTCATTGGGCCTGCTGGTGTCCAGCTCGTGCTCAAAGCGGTCAGTCATCTCCGGCGTGACATCGGCAACGTCAACGAAGAACTGCTCGTACCAGCGGCGCAGCTGGTAGACGGCGCCGTCCTCCTCGCACAGGAGCGGGTTGTCGATCTGGGCCTTGTTCTGCCAGATCTCCACATCCTGGTTGAAGCCGTGCAGGATGTGCTTCGCCTGGGTGGCCGCGATCTCGTCGGGGTCGCCCACCAGTTCCGGCCTCTTCTCCACGATGATGCCGGACATCAGCACAAAGGAGTTCTCATCAATGGGGTAGTGCGCATTGAGAAGGACGGTTTTCATGTCGAAGTTCTCATAGACGTACGTCAGGTCATCGATCATGAAGGAAGGGCCGTAGTAGGACGCCACTGAACTGGTCTTCACCATCTTCGGGGCGGCGGGATCGGGGTTCGGCGGGGCAAGATCCTCACGCCTCTTCCCGTCGAAATACTGCGTGGCAATGTGGCCCTCGAAAACGTTCTTGAAATACGTCGGGAAGTTTCCGTGGATGTAGAAGAAGTGAGCCATGTCGACAACGTTGTCCATGACTTCACGGGTGCTGGTGTTGACCACAAGTTCGTTCCAGACCCATTTGGTCCAGCCATCATCCTGCGCGCCCTGGATCCGGGGGATGACGACGTCGGCCGGCGGCGGGTTTCCTTCCGGGTCGTTCCAGATGAACAACAGCCCGTCCTGTTCGAGCGTCGGCCAGGTGCTGGTCCGGGCGCGCAGCGGAACGCGGCGGCTGTACGGAATGGCCTTGCAGCGGCCGTCGCCGCCCCAGCGCCAGTCGTGGAACGGGCAGGCAATCTCGTTGCCCTTGACCGTGCCCTTTGACAGGTCCCCGCCCAAGTGGCGGCAATTGGCGTCGAGGACGTTGACCTTGCCGTCTTCTCCGCTGAAGATCACGAGCTTCTGGCCAAACGCGTTAATGGTGTGCGGAGTGCCGTCCTTGAACTTCTCCACCAGGCCCAGACAGTGCCAACCGCGGGCGAACCGCGTGCGTACTTCGCCGGTTTCGATCTGTCTGATTTGGTCCTGGTCTGACTCAACAATGCTCATGCGGAATTCGTCCCTTCGGATATTCGGAGTCGAACGTCTCGAAACTTGAATCTACGCACACGCGAACGGGCGCAGGACGGCCAGTCCCGATGTGTGGGACAGGGGGAGCACTTGTTTTTTCCGGCTGAGAATCTGGAGGGCAGGCCTGCCTGCGGAAGCTTGCATGGAGGCCTGCGTTCCACCGGCGACGACGAAAAGGGAAACCATGGCAAGCGGCCAGACAGCTAGGCAGGATTGGGACGGCGAATTCGACGTCGTTGTGGTGGGTTCCGGGGCAGGTGCCATGGCTGGAGCGTTCAGTGCGGCCTCCCGCGGGCTGAAAACGGTGGTGGTGGAGAAAACCAACCTCCTGGGCGGAGCCTCGAGCTACGCCGGGGCCTCCTGCTGGCTTCCGGGCACCCAGGTGCAGGAGAGGGCCGGAGTCGAGGATTCAACCGAGGCGGCGGCCGCCTATTTGGAGTCCCTGCTGGGCACGGAACAGGCCGAGCGCCGGGAGGCCTTTCTGGCCACCGCGCCGGAACTGGTCAAGGCGCTTGAACACGATCCGGCGCTCGAATTCCGCTGGACCGCCTTCCCCGACTATTTTGCGGGTCCGGGAAGGATGGATCTGGGACGCTCCATGATGCCCGTGGCTCTTCCGCGGGAGGAAATCGGCGAGCTGGCCGACTTGGTGCGCCCGCCCATCGACCGTGACAACCGCGGGGAACAGCATCCGGACGGTCCGCTCACCGCGGGCCAGGCCCTGATCGGACGCCTGCTGCTGGCCTTCACGAACACCGGCAACGGCGTGGTCCGCACCGGAACGGCGATGACGGATCTCATCGTCGAGGACGGAAAGGTCCTGGGAGTGGCGGTGGACACCGCCGACGGCCCGCAGCGCCTGCGCGCCGCATCGGGAGTGCTCCTTGGCGCCGGGGGCTTTGAGGGCAACGAACAGATGCGCCGGGAGAACGGAACCCCCGGATCTGCCAGCTGGAGCATGTCTCCGCGCAGCGCCAACACAGGGACGGCCATCCGGGCCGCACAGGAGGCCGGAGCCGCCGTCGACCTGATGGATGAGGCGTGGTGGTGCCCCGGAACGGAGCAGCCCTCAGGAAAAGCCGCGTTCACCCTCGGCTTCCGCGGCGGTCTCATGGTGGACGGTAACGGAAAACGCTACGCCAACGAGTCCCTGCCGTACGACCAGATGGGCCGCGAAATGGCCGCCGCCGCGGCGGACCGCATTCCCTCCTGGTTCATCTTCGATTCCCGCTTCGGCGGCCAGCTGCCCGCCATCATGCGGCCCGACAACACGCCGCCCGCCGAGCACCTTGCCGCCGGAACCTGGATCCAGGCCGAGTCGCTGGGTGAACTTGCCGAACGCACCGGCCTTCCCGCCGGCGCACTCGCGGAGTCCGTGCAGCGGTTCAACGGATTCGCCGCCGCCGGTGTCGATGAGGACTTCCACCGAGGTGAGGACCCCTACGACCTCTTCTTCGCGGATCCCTCGCATGGACCCAACCCTGCCCTCGTGGCACTGGATCAGCCGCCGTACTTCGCCGCGCGGATGGTGCTCAGCGATCTGGGCACCAAGGGCGGCCTGCGCACGGACAAGGATGCCCGCGTGCTCACCGGCAGCGGAGAACCGATTCCGGGGCTCTACGCGGTGGGCAACTCGAGTGCCTCCTTCTCCGGCCGGTTCTACCCGGGTCCCGGCATCCCGCTCGGCACAGCAATGGTCTTCGCCTACCGCGCGGTACAGGCCATGGCCGGGCCGGCGGCGGAGCGGTAGCGCAACGACGACGGCGGTAGCCGGCGCTTGGCCGCCGCTGCCGCTGCCGCCGTCGTCGTGGTCGTCGAACCGGCCCCTGGGCTGCTCCCGGGCCTGTTGCCGCCACCGCTCCACGGCTAGCATTTTCCCTACGGCCAGCGGCCGTCTCCGGCGCCCTCCTCCGCAATGCCAGCCCCGCCCTCCCGGTGTTATTGACGCCGCTGACTGTCCGGAACCGCCCTCCGGTCCCGGCCATGCATCGTGAGGAGAACATCGTGTGGTGGCACAATCTGGGAATCACGCCGTTGGAAGGACTGTGGGTCGTCCTGTCGGCATTTGGCATCTATGCGGCATTTTTCGTCCTCATCCGCTTGGCCGGACAGCGCGCACTGGCCAGCTGGTCAACGATGGACAAGGCCATCGTCATTGCCTTCGGATCGGTGCTGGGGCGCGTCGTGCTGGGGTACACCCCCACGCTGGCCGCCGGCGTCATTGCGCTGGCGACCATGTTTGCGCTGTTCCGGCTCGAGGCCCTCCTGCGGCGGACCAGGCGCGGCGCCTACCTTTCGAGCACACCGATTCTGCTGATGGCCGGAGACCAGGTCGTGGCGTCCGGCCTCCGTGCGGCCCGAATCGTGGAGGACGAGGTTTACTTCAAACTGCGCCAGGCGGGCATCAGGAACTTCTCCGAAGTCGGTCTGGTCATTCTGGAACCCACGGGAGACGTCAGCGTTCTGCGCCGCGGGGAACTCATCGACCCCGTGCTCCTGAGCCGAATCACGGACAAGGGCAGCATCCCGGCCCACCTGTTGCTGCCCGGATAAGCGGACTCCCGGCGGGGTCTCCGGCCCGCTGAAGGCCGTCCGGGGCAGGGCTGGAAATGACCGGCGCGGAGGCCGGTTACCCCTTTGGGCAAATGTGGTGTAGAGTCATACTCAGTTGTTGGTTGTTGCGCATTTTGTATTTCAAGTGGCGAAACCCAAACGGGCTAGCCGCTTTTCTGTAAAAGCGGTAAGGAACACCGCGACTGAAGCTCCCCGAAAGTCGGGAATCGCTTCAATCCAGAAGGAATATTAAAATGGCTACAGGTACAGTAAAATGGTTCAACTCCGAAAAGGGCTTCGGCTTCATCGAGCCGGATGACGGAAGCGCCGACGTGTTCGCTCACTACTCCGCTATCAACTCCAATGGTTACAAGTCCCTGGACGAGAACCAGAAGGTTTCCTTTGATACCGAGCAGGGCCCCAAGGGTCCCCAGGCTACGAACATCCAGGCGCTCTAATCTAGAGACTTTGGTTCAGTACTTGTACTGATCTGCCTTACAAAAGCAGGACGGGTTTCCCGTCCTGCTTTTGTGTTTAACTGCAGTCGTCCGATGGCCCGGCCTGCCTGATGGCCCGCCTGCCTGATGGCCCGGCCCGCCTGATAATCGAGTAGTGCCGTTGGACCCGTCAGCCTGGGCAACGCGACCCCGAAATTCGTTCGGTTTGGCCTGAATCGACGGTTTTGGGAAATCCCTGCCACTGCGGACCTGCAGGAATTTCCCAAAACGGCTACGGAATCCCGAAATGGCAGCCGAATCCGGAAACGGCGGGAGAAACAGGCTGGTCCAGATCCGGTCAACCCAAGCCAGGACCGCCCGGTAGCGGTAATTCGGCCAGTTGTTCCGCCGCGACCCCTGCGCGCCGCACTGGTTCCCACTGTTTGACCACTCCTGGGGCTGGTGGGGTCACGAGAGTGCACATCTGCCACAAAGGGTGGGAACCCGTGTGCCAGCAGGCCCAAAAGCACCCGGAATGACCCAGGAACCGCCAGAACCCCTCCCGGCAGGGGGGGAGCACGGAGGTGCCCCGCCCCCGGCCGGGTTCCCTAGGGGTCAGCCCCGTGCCCCGGCACGTTCCACGGGGACCAGCCGCGTCCCCCGAGGATCAGTCGCGGGCCCGCAGGGCGCTTTCCCGAATGTACTGCTCCACCCGCGTGTAGGCGTCCCGGGTGAGCGCCTTCCACAGCTCCATCGCCAGCCGTGGGTTCTCCTCCTCCAGAGACTCCATCGCGTCGGCGGTCAGGACCTTGAGCCGGACCTCGCCGGCCGCCTTCACCGTTGTTTCCTGCCGCTTATCCGTGCCCAGGGCCATTTCGCCGAAGGTCATGCCGGGGCCGAGGGTGGTGAGCTTGATCCGTGAACCGTCCGGCGCGGGCATGGATGTGGCAATCGTGCCCGAGACGATGAAGAACACCCCGCCGAACCGCTGCCCGACCCGTCGGACCAGGTCACCGTCTTCGTAGACCAGGTCTTCCATCCGTTCCTGGACCGCCTGCGCATCCTCCGGGTCGAGATGGCTCAGGACCGGCGAATCGACGGGTTCCATGATGTCCGGCATGACCAGCTCGGATCCGTAGGCATCAATGAGCTGCGTCTCGCAGTGTTCGACGGCGGCATTGCGGGTCGCGAAGGACGGCACCTCCCAGCCCCGCTTCGCCAGCTCATCGGTGACCGTTCCTTCGCCATCGACCAGCACCAATCCGCGGCCGCTCTCGACCAGCATCTCCGCGGACTCGGCGAACAGGCGGAGCGCCACCTCGGACACCTCGTCGACGCTGCGCAGATCCAGGACCACGACTTCGACGTCGTCGTCCAGCTGGGAAAGCGCCCGCACCACCGATTCCGCCCCGGCGAAGAGCAGATCTCCGTTGAGCTCCAGGACTTGCGCGCGGTGGCCGTGGCTGCGGAGCACTTCAACGGCTTCATCGGTGCGCCGGATGCCTGAGGGTGCGGCAGTGATGTCGTAGACGTTGCGGATGGCGGAGCGGCCGGTGCGGGCTGCCCGGACGAAATGCAGCTGCATGTCGTGGGAGATCCGCTGGCTGGTGGCGACGCCGCGGACACTGGAGCCGTGCGCGTCCAGCGGGGGAGAGTACACGGCAAGGCCCACCTGCCCGGGCAGGACGGCGATGGTTCCGCCGCCAACCCCGGATTTGGCCGGCATGCCGACACTGGAAAGCCAGGCGCCGGCGTCGTCGTACATGCCGCAGGTGGCCATCACTGACAGGACGCGTTCCACGGAGGCAATGTCCAGGACCTGGTCGTCGGTGATCGGATTGCGGCCGCTGTTGGCCAGGGTGGCCGCCATCCGGGCGAGGTCCAGCGCGTTGACCATGACCGAGCACTGGCGGAAGTAGTCCTTGATGACCGGTGTGGGATCGGATTCGATGATGTCGAAGGACCGCAGGAGATAGGCCAGGGCATGGTTGCGGTGGCCGGACTTGAGCTCGGACCGATAGATCCGTTCGCTCACGGACAGCTGGCGGCCGGCGAAGGCCGAATAGGTGTTCAGGATCCGGTTGAAGCGGGTGATGCCGCCGGAGCCGCGCACCAGGGAAGTGGCGGTAAGGGCCCCCGCGTTGATCATGGCGTTGGCCGGGCGTCCGGTTCCTTCGGCCAGGGACATCTCGTTGAAGGAATCTCCGGAGGGCTCAACGTCGACTTTGGCGTCCACGGCTTCCATGCCGCGGTCCGCCAGTGCCAGCCCGTAGGTGAAGGGCTTGGAGATGGACTGGATGCTGAATTCCTCCCGGGTGTCGCCAATCTCATAGACGTACCCGTCGGCCGTTGCCAGCGCGATGCCGAAATTATCCGGGTTTACGTTGGCCATGGCCGGAATGCTGCTGTACGGCTTGCCATCCTTCAGCTCCGCGATCTCCGCGTGGATTTGTTGAAGGTAGGTGTCGATGGGGGAGGACATGGGGGGAAGACCGGGGGAGGAGGCTGCGGCAGGCTCATGGGATGAACCCGAAGCGGCGGAAACGGTGGTGGAACGCATACCTCAAGCCTAACGAGTAGTGCGGGCACTGAGGGTGCCCCCCTGAAGGGGCCCTGTGTATACTGGACCCAGTTGTAGCGTTGGGCATCTTGTGTTCAAGCGGCGAAACCCAAATCAGGGGCAAGCCGCTTTTTCTGTCAGGTGCCACTTTCCGGCGCCGCAGCGTGAAACTCCCCGAAGGTCGGGGGTGGTTTCTTTAGAAGGATGATTAAAAATGGCAACAGGTACCGTGAAATGGTTCAACTCCGAAAAGGGCTTCGGCTTCATCGAGCCCGATGACGGAAGCGCCGACGTTTTCGCTCACTACTCCGCTATCAACTCGAGTGGCTACCGCTCGCTTGAAGAGAACCAGAAGGTTAGCTTCGACACCGAGCAGGGCCCCAAGGGTCCCCAGGCCGTAAACATCCAGGCCCTCTAAATCTATTTTTAGGTTCCTCCGGGAATCGGCTTGAATAAGAAGCAGGACGGGAAGTGATTCCCGTCCTGCTTCTGCGTTAACGGTGCCGCGGGCTGCGCCCTACAGTCGGGTGAGCCTGGCGTCGTCATCGGGCGCCGCCGCCTCGCGGGGCGCCTGAGCTGCCGGCTGCTCCGGAACCTCCGGCAGGACCACGGCCCGGCGGCGCTTCTTGCTCTTCACCGACCGCCCGTAGACCAGATACATGGTCGCCCCCATGATGATCATCAGCAGGACGGTGTAGACGAAGGTCAGGGCCATGGCGTCGCTGATGTTCTCGCCCTGGGTGCTGTTCTTGATGACGATGCCCAGTGGTTCGTACAGGGGATGGTAGAGAAACACGGCCGTGTCGTAGTCATCCAGGAGGCTGTTGAAGTTCAGCGCGGTGATGGCCGCCGCCGCCGGAAGCACAATGGGCAGCAGCACCCGCCGGAAGGTGTAGAGCGACTTCGCCCCGAGGATCGACGCTGCGTCCTCAAGGGAATCGCTGACCGAATAGAACGCAGCCTTGAGCATGCGCAGCGTGAATGGAATCTTGATGATGATGTAGGCGGCCAGCAGCACCCACGCGGTCCCGGTCAGCACCTGACCGCCAAGGAACGCCGACGGCCGGTCGAAG
This genomic interval from Arthrobacter sp. zg-Y820 contains the following:
- a CDS encoding ferredoxin--NADP reductase, with translation MTNEAMTSVKSAAVNTVTTEIATTETVTANAAPAATPLQVRVVEVIRETADAHTLVLEPAGGSGETISYKPGQFLTVRIPSERPSGAARCYSLCSSPLQDEKLKITVKRTREGYGSNWLCDNVVEGHMLDILRPAGTFTPHSLTTDFLLFAGGSGVTPVMSIIKSALAGGTGLITLIYANQDESSVIFREELIALTKAHPGRLNVIHWLGTVQGLPDTASIGALAAPYTDREVFICGPGPFMDCVALSLNTLGMPPERIHIERFTSLGTDPFAPVAVVVDDTTGENAVVEVQLDGQSSSVAWPGGNRLLDVLLNAGLDAPFSCREGACSACVCRVLEGEVRMEKNEVLDDTDLREGYTLACQAVPVSAKVRVTYDE
- a CDS encoding VOC family protein; translated protein: MTHIRGLGYLKVQTQHIDRWRELTLDGLGFAEAKGPNPEGLYLRMDEREARLIVLPGDSDKVLAVGWEVRDQFALAAVAKDVEAAGFPVTWLSEEASDERGLEQVITFTDPGGTPVEIFFGPRLDHSPVLTGYGQKFITGDHGMGHVVLPTTKMEETTSFYTNVLGFLPRGAVRLGARRPAVRFRFFGINQRHHSLAIGPAPHGEAPGLVHLMVEVEDLDTVGRAQDKVNKLGFTLSASLGRHTNDKMVSFYVRAPGGWDIEYGTAGMLVDETYYTSEEITAESYWGHDKSASEPYAAFVPPQTVSAN
- a CDS encoding alpha/beta fold hydrolase codes for the protein MTTDLRHEPGKTAPISDGSSLRELQTEHGVLRYHEAGDGPPLVFLHGSGPGVTGMRNFGGILPAFAEHFRCYVLEFPGFGVSDATDLHPMQAGAQAVTDFLDGLGLDRVDIIGNSMGGMIGTRYAISHPDRVRRLVTLGGMGVNIFSPSPAEGINLLIAFTEDPTRERLVQWLRSMVYDQELVTEELINERWQQATDPLTLASARKMYSRAAMKATAAAAAASDAAPGWTQLHKLKAKTLITWGRDDRVSPLDGVLVPLRTIPDVELHVFPNCGHWAMIEQKAAFESTVLAFLRREEVPE
- a CDS encoding Rieske 2Fe-2S domain-containing protein; the protein is MSIVESDQDQIRQIETGEVRTRFARGWHCLGLVEKFKDGTPHTINAFGQKLVIFSGEDGKVNVLDANCRHLGGDLSKGTVKGNEIACPFHDWRWGGDGRCKAIPYSRRVPLRARTSTWPTLEQDGLLFIWNDPEGNPPPADVVIPRIQGAQDDGWTKWVWNELVVNTSTREVMDNVVDMAHFFYIHGNFPTYFKNVFEGHIATQYFDGKRREDLAPPNPDPAAPKMVKTSSVASYYGPSFMIDDLTYVYENFDMKTVLLNAHYPIDENSFVLMSGIIVEKRPELVGDPDEIAATQAKHILHGFNQDVEIWQNKAQIDNPLLCEEDGAVYQLRRWYEQFFVDVADVTPEMTDRFEHELDTSRPNESWQKEVAQNLALRKAAAGQLI
- a CDS encoding hydroxylase codes for the protein MTITACSDVLTERGEELRSFAQINEDLGKLSDGTVDILRQSGVMKLLAPVEYGGTRAHPADFAETVMKIASLDGAAGWVAGVVGVHPWELDVMSPKLQEEIWGADQDTWVSSPYAPMGVATPTDDGYRLSGHWQFSSGTDHASWVILGAFLGDSEGKPAVPRQSLHVVIPRADYTIVEDSWEVVGLRGTGSKDVIIKDVFVPEYRVLKQADLFSGKVARDAGKTEPIHRIPFYSLFPLGLTAAVVGIAEGALQAHLNYQRNRQQVNGSKSTDDPYSMYAVSEAAGEIRASRTALLDNINRIYDTVAAGREVTLEQRAVGRRTQIQAAWRATAGIDAILSRSGGNGLRLNNPIQRFWRDAHMGLAHAIHVPGPNYHAAVLTELGMEPPANLTGMV
- a CDS encoding nuclear transport factor 2 family protein encodes the protein MTASSLPGTVGNDAGNGTVDNDAGITDIEQIRRLTHEYAGNLDGGLLDELVSLFTDDGVWDGSGWGIPAIQGTKALREFFAATMASNAGTCHLTSNHIITVDGNSAACTAYFHAFGRRLDGSLNDSLGIYTDELVRTAQGWKFSRRSVRGMLTPPAAGS